A single region of the Streptomyces virginiae genome encodes:
- a CDS encoding threonine aldolase family protein: MSIGSFETVDLRSDTVTRPGAGMRAAMAAAEVGDDLFGEDPTVRALEDRLAGLFGFSGALFTPSGVMANQIALQLLVGPGEELVCDAEAHILAHEEASPARYGGIQTRTVTAERGVVTAALLAGVVRRGNPYTLGTRAVEVEQTHTRAGGTVHPLDTLRAVRELASGAGLSVHMDGARIWNAMAATGTSAHAYGRTVDSLAVCLSKGLGAPVGSVLLLAAEQLPRARKLRHGLGGGMRQSGILAAAGLYALDHHVERIAEDHANAALLAAGLRDAGFTVRPPETNIVLIEVPGADEVVARAAKEGVLVTAPGPETVRLVTHLDAGRQACRRALGVLTAVMTDVVTGTRDTAAAGRS, encoded by the coding sequence AGTTTCGAGACCGTCGATCTGCGCAGCGACACGGTGACCCGGCCGGGTGCCGGGATGAGGGCCGCGATGGCCGCGGCCGAGGTCGGCGACGACCTGTTCGGGGAGGACCCGACGGTCCGCGCGTTGGAGGACCGGCTCGCCGGGCTCTTCGGCTTCTCCGGGGCGCTGTTCACCCCGTCCGGGGTGATGGCCAACCAGATCGCCCTCCAGCTCCTCGTCGGTCCCGGCGAGGAGCTGGTGTGCGACGCGGAGGCGCACATCCTGGCGCACGAGGAGGCCTCCCCGGCCCGCTACGGCGGGATCCAGACGCGCACGGTGACGGCGGAGCGGGGCGTGGTCACCGCGGCCCTGCTGGCCGGGGTGGTCCGGCGGGGGAACCCGTACACGCTCGGCACCCGGGCGGTGGAGGTCGAGCAGACCCACACCCGGGCCGGCGGTACGGTCCATCCGCTGGACACGCTGCGCGCCGTACGCGAACTGGCGTCCGGCGCGGGCCTGTCGGTCCACATGGACGGGGCCCGGATCTGGAACGCGATGGCCGCGACGGGCACCTCGGCGCACGCGTACGGGCGAACGGTCGACTCGCTGGCCGTGTGCCTGTCGAAGGGTCTGGGCGCGCCCGTCGGCTCGGTGCTCCTGCTGGCGGCCGAACAGCTGCCGCGGGCGCGGAAGTTGCGGCACGGCCTGGGCGGCGGCATGCGCCAGTCGGGCATCCTGGCGGCTGCGGGTCTGTACGCCCTGGACCACCACGTGGAGCGGATCGCCGAGGACCACGCCAATGCCGCGCTGTTGGCGGCGGGGCTGCGGGACGCCGGGTTCACCGTGCGCCCGCCGGAGACCAACATCGTCCTCATCGAGGTTCCCGGCGCCGACGAGGTCGTCGCACGGGCCGCCAAGGAAGGAGTACTGGTGACCGCGCCGGGCCCGGAGACGGTCCGGCTGGTCACTCATCTGGACGCAGGACGACAGGCGTGTCGGCGGGCCCTCGGGGTGCTGACCGCCGTGATGACCGATGTCGTCACCGGGACGCGGGACACCGCGGCCGCGGGACGCTCGTAA
- a CDS encoding GNAT family N-acetyltransferase: MSLEVRPATADLWDDIRQVLQPKKSAHTCWCMAWRLSTGDYGRLTADERGEHLRGLMEKADPPPGVLGFLDGEVAGWCNVAPRRQLDRLTSSKTITPVDDLPVWSVTCFVVRKDFRGKGVASGLLEGAVEHARAHGAPAVEGYPVDPEGGRVNPTLAYVGTMDMFERAGFRRVHRTEAKSDKRHRWVMRRDLV, translated from the coding sequence ATGAGTTTAGAAGTACGGCCCGCCACGGCGGATCTGTGGGACGACATCCGCCAGGTGCTCCAGCCGAAGAAGAGCGCGCACACGTGCTGGTGCATGGCGTGGCGGCTGTCGACCGGCGACTACGGGCGGCTCACGGCGGACGAGCGGGGCGAGCACCTGCGCGGCCTCATGGAGAAGGCCGATCCGCCGCCCGGGGTCCTCGGGTTCCTGGACGGCGAGGTGGCCGGCTGGTGCAACGTGGCGCCGCGCCGGCAGCTCGACCGGCTGACCTCCTCCAAGACGATCACACCGGTGGACGATCTGCCCGTGTGGTCGGTGACCTGCTTCGTCGTGCGCAAGGACTTCCGCGGCAAGGGGGTCGCCTCCGGCCTGTTGGAGGGGGCCGTCGAGCACGCGCGCGCCCACGGTGCGCCCGCCGTCGAGGGGTATCCGGTGGACCCGGAGGGCGGTCGGGTGAATCCGACGCTCGCCTATGTCGGGACGATGGACATGTTCGAGCGGGCGGGCTTCCGCCGGGTCCACCGCACCGAGGCCAAGAGCGACAAGCGGCACCGCTGGGTCATGCGCCGCGACCTGGTCTGA